A genomic window from Lycium barbarum isolate Lr01 chromosome 4, ASM1917538v2, whole genome shotgun sequence includes:
- the LOC132637232 gene encoding zinc finger BED domain-containing protein DAYSLEEPER-like, translating into MTKTLPNFKLPSRVTIARHCLRIYQEEKDKLKYLIKDQRVCLTSDTWTSLQNLSYMVVTAHWIDDRWNSQKKILNFFPTPDHKGETIAKGIEEFLLGWGIDNLFTVTLDNATANDAAIKHLKVLMGTLYVTSNCFFREFFTLRSSIKKYSTCEDLILVDMADMMKSKFDKYWGNFENMNMLLLVAVVLDPRYKMKYVNFTLSKAYGPLLGRLKSEDVASVLTRLYDSYSHYCKKGF; encoded by the exons ATGACTAAAACCTTACCAAATTTTAAACTACCTTCTCGTGTTACTATTGCAAGACATTGCTTAAGGATTTATCAAGAAGAGAAAGATAAGCTTAAATATCTTATCAAGGACCAACGTGTTTGCCTTACTAGTGACACGTGGACATCACTCCAAAATTTGAGTTATATGGTTGTCACCGCACATTGGATTGATGACCGATGGAATTCACAAAAGAAAATTCTGAACTTTTTTCCAACACCAGATCACAAAGGCGAGACTATTGCTAAGGGAATTGAGGAATTCTTATTGGGTTGGGGCATTGATAACTTGTTTACAGTAACCTTAGACAATGCGACTGCCAATGATGCTGCCATTAAGCATTTGAAGGTGCTAATGG GGACTTTGTATGTTACTTCCAACTGTTTCTTCCGTGAATTTTTTACTCTTCGAAGTTCTATTAAAAAGTATTCTACATGCGAAGATCTTATTTTGGTTGATATGGCAGACATGATGAAAAGTAAATTTGACAAGTATTGGGGaaattttgagaatatgaatatgttattACTTGTTGCTGTTGTGTTAGATCCCAGATATAAGATGAAGTATGTAAACTTCACTCTTTCCAAAGCATATGGTCCTTTGTTGGGAAGATTAAAGTCGGAAGATGTGGCAAGTGTTTTAACGCGTTTGTATGATTCTTACAGTCACTACTGTAAAAAAGGCTTTTAG